The nucleotide window gctccgccatgttgcgcagagacagacagacgacggctattattaaagagatgattAATTTGTCGTTCTTTACATTTCAAAATGGCGCTTGACGTGTTTTTTTCTCTAATCTGGCTATTCTCTTTTGTTACTAAACTCATCAAAGAGATATCTTAGTGTAAAGACAAGGAAATGTAGAGACGATCAAAAAGTATTTACAAATACAACTAACTTTTATTTGACACGGATAAACAACTTGTCAAATTAGAAAATACACTGCTTATACCCAGGCTTAAGGAATTACAATAGATCCCTCCAACGCAGAGGTCTTacgattttgaaaaaaaatacaacaaatttACGCCTTACGCACTGGGTTGTACCTTATAGAACTTTTTGCTTTTCAAAACAGCTGTGCGCAAGATCTTGTTAAGAGTCTAGGTTTTAAGTTGCTGAAAGCCTATGTGTCTGGATATATAGCTTGGCAGAAATCAGATGACATTTGTTCAGGACAACTTCGTCTAAAGTCTTTTAACATCGAAGAATATTATATGGAATATTATTTATTCCTCTAGATCGCTAAACCTGATGTTAGGtactcttatatatatatatatatatatatataaaaaaaaaaaaaataaataaaaaaaattcgccAGTGTATAGCAAACACAAATGTTTGAtggaaaagaaatataaatcaGTGTGATTGtccgttattttgtttttaactatGGCGACTAAGAAGAACTTTATGTAAGAAAGCTTATGTTATTATCACCGAGATGCAGAACCATGTTAGTCAGTTGTAAGTATAAAGATTGCTGAAAAATGGTTTTATAAGCCATCATGGATCTAAATAATGTGAAATTATAAGATGCTACTGAGatcattttgttttgatttgcacACACGTTTACGTTTATATTCTAAAATAGAGAAAAACTGAATTCCTACCTGTATGACCGTCCACACGACCATATTTAGTGACGTTCGTAAAAATTGGTTGAGTCTAAGGGTATGGTCTGAGGTGTTCTAAATTTTGACCAATAAAAACGTGTACCATTATGCTGAAAAGAACAGGcgtttgttaaatttttcaatttgtaaGGGTGTTTATTCGAAGAGAAGAGCGTTTAAACTCTGTTACTGATGGGctttttttactctttttacACTTTGATGCCCCCTACCGCTGCCCCAAGCATCTTCATAAATAGTTATCGCAAGACGCCTTGTACAAAAAACTTCAATATGATAGATTTAGACGGAAAAAATGTTCAATGCTCTATGACGTCATGTTTgtttaggaaaagtcacaaaaatcAAATTGTTTCGATGACGTggcaaaaagttaaaaaaaataaaaccggAGGGAGGGACAcagtgccccccccccccctcccccataAGTAATAGGGGTTAGCTAAAgttttgtaatttattttgttagtgcaatacattttttttgcataatatcAACATCATCATAAATACCACCATTGTTTATTATATGGTGAAAATGGCGCAGCGTCGACGATATGCCATCATTGTTTATTATAAGGTGAAGATGGCGCAGCGTCGACGATATATCTTCCGATATTTTGAATAACTCTTTCTCGGTAAAATTCAACATTTGCATTAAGTTTTATAGCGGATATTTGTTGGAGAAAGTGTGAATAAGAGGacatttattgaaaaattaattatagTGAAGCATCTTATAGAAGCGAGAAGTTTATTCAAAGCATGACCTGATTCCTGATTAGACCTCGACCACAGggctattttttctctttttttataccAAGACGGCGAGACAGCGTGATGCAGAAGGGCCACGCCTAGCAACAGTCCTTTTTAATCAATTACATTTTCTTTACCCGTGTAAGTTTTTTATTAGCACATTGTGCCAGCCTTTTACTTCTCCTCTACCAACCTGTTATCTCTTTTATATATCGAGACGGTCTTAAAGTcagaaaaaatacaagatgGTCTAGTGACGAGGTTGCTCTTGATCTTCTATATGTCTGaaactttggaaaaaaattACCAGCATAACgttagtattttttttgttatgtaaTTGGTAAATTGTAACCACGATATATTCTTTTTGTTTCTCAGGTCCTCACTCTTCAGTTATCTTCACTCGTGTCTTGTTTGTTATTTATTAGTTCTTGCATTGCTTATACTAAGctgttgctttttaaaaaaaagtgtgtataGGTCTAGACATAACGGTTTGTTTAGTAtgacgtaaaaaaattaaaatacaaacaagcataaagaaaataaataagcaaataagTAAATTTGCAagccaaacaaataaaaagaactATTTTTACGCGCGTTAGTCAATAAAAAAGGACAAACCTAGTTCCAAGAAAGCAGATCTTTTGCGTTAAATATAGCAGAGCTTTTCACTACACTGGCTtgtcatcctcgtccccagattCTCCTGGACTTTGAGCCGTTGTAACAGGTTCGCTATCAAGTTCGTCAAATAGGCAAAATACGCCGAGAACGACGTTGTTGACTCACATTTAAAATTTCGATATAATTTTCTTGACCCATTTTTTTAAGTTCCTATTTACTTTAGTAAAATGAAACACGTGGAAGTTTGGTCTCGTTTACCCAGTACGTTATTTTCAGGAAAAGTAGTTAGCCTTTTCTAAACCACTCTTTTTAGGTTAAAGAAAGACAAGATAATTTTTCCAGGCTTTTGATAAATCAAGGCAAAATAGGTAACGTTGGATATGTCAATCATTCAACTGTCAATCAAATACTTGTCAATCatatattttttgcattatAAATAAAGCTTCATTCGTGTTGTTAATtagcaaaaaattaatatactaaaaaaaaaataacaaactatATCTGTAAAAAGACAAAGAAGGTTGAATGGTAGCTAAAGAGTAGGCCGGACatgataacaaaaaacaaactaagGGGTCTCTTCAACACAGTTTGTTTGGCCAATGGTAATTAAATCGCTTTTCAGAACAATCATGATCGCTGTAGGTGATCAAGAGATTTGATTTTTAAGTGAATTTCTAATTGACTGCGTGGTAAAGTTTATGCTGGTGCaggtattttgtttattttgtttacttgtttgtttgttttgcctttgtttgtttatttctcTTTTGTTTATCCGATTTGCATGTTATGAAGCACACAAAACGGCTAATTATTATTTGTAGGTGTCCAAAAAAAGGGATTAGGTGTTCTGTACAACTTAAAAATCAGAATAGGAAAGTAAAAGTCTAAAGGAACAGAAGGTATAACTTTTAGATATTGCATAGCTCTTTTTTTTACCATAACCACTAGTGAATTTGGTTTGTGTTGATGGTGTAAGCAAAGTAATCTAGATAATAATACAAGAgggatttatttttaatttgatgctTCAGTATTTCCGCTTGTTTTAGATTAAGATATAATTTGATCGATTTTTGAGTTGATGAGAAACAGATTATCCGCGTGTGAGAAGGTTAAAAATGCAGCTTTTATTCTCACCCTCCATTGCAGAGGAAATGGGACAATTTTCCAAAAGACTATTTCAAAAAGCCGCAGTAATGaaactttattaaaattttttacagttttaGCACTTATTAGACTAACATGAGATCTAAAGGGGGTTTCTTtaatctcgttcccagagcttctttttctctttctgttaTGCACCAGCTACATGTCAGAAAACGAAAAAaggagccctggggacgagattggtgtttcttaacatttttttcctggttttgtctatttatttattttgcctaGTAAGATGCCTTCGTGTAtataagaaatgaaaaaaatgaaacttttgaTACCTGGAAAATTGGAGTTACGGTATAAAAATAGTAACATACTTCATAAAATATTCTATCAAGGGCTGTGTCTACCTCGTACGCAGGGCTATTCTATGCCTATCATAAGCTGATGAGACGGCTCTCCTCTTTATATAGGCGAAAGGCTCTGGGCAcgatgtttcttttaaaaaagactTGTCCTAAGCATGTTGCGTGCTTTTACAATTTAAAGGATTAAGTCCTGAATAAGATTATACATTTTGCGCGCGAAGTGATGAAAATTCTAACAACGACTAAAATTTTGACTGagaaaaaattatgtttgaTCAACAAATCGAGCcattattgaaatttttttgaaagaggtaaaaacaataaaaattgtctTTTATATTGATATCGCATTAAATAAACGACGACGGTCAAAGGTGACGGATATCTTAAGTGGTgagaagaaataccgacagacGGAAAAATCAGCCGACGCAATTTAGTCGGACAGTAAGGTATTGAGTCTTTCGTTTAAGgcctttttctctctttttgatataagaaaaaaagagagaaagagcCCGGGGTCAAGGTTGCTGTTGTTTACCTCCATAAAAATCGATGTTTTTATATCTTCCTAACATTGTTAAAAAGGTGCTTGGAAACCTGAAGAAAGGGGACCTTAAGTAAATAGCTAACATCTTCTGTGTGTCTTTTCTGACAACTTTGTCCCCAggcctttttttcttaaacactattccaaaatcaaaaagtgaaaaaagccCTGGAGCGAGGTTGTCTTTCCTGCTTCCACTTTCAAAATTGTAATATCTTttcaaatcttttttgaaatcaaatttaaaatgctaaaaataaaatttgaatataTCAAGGCATGCGAAGAATATTTTTATCCCTCTTGATAAAAAATCGGCATTAACTTCCCCAATCTAAACatttgtatacatttttgtCATAAAAGCAAGATGAAACAACACCGCTGCACATAGTTAGGAAATGGCAGAGACAAAAGTGCATGAACACTAAAAGGATTACTACAAACGTACGTGTAATATGATTGGGTATAAAATACTTCAAAAGCTTTTCATTGGTTAAGACAATTAATGACAGGACATTAAGCTGATTTGCATATTTGTTGCTTTCGATCTTTAACAACTTACGAGGACTTAGCACTAAGTGTACACACACACAGCTAACTCTCGATATTACGAAACCTCCGATATATCGAACTAACTTACACCCACTTTTtcttaaaacatttaaagaacTCTTCGTTATAACAAACtctttgttgaattttttttgtgttatttcaTGGTTTGATATATTGAAAGGTTAATGGTACTTTCAGGATCCCTCAGATTTTCGTTCTGTTTGTTTATCTACGTTTTACTAAAAAATACCAATTCTACCAATTAAGGTCTTACAAAGTAcacgaattttcttttattaGTATATGCTTTGTAAGAATGTAATGCTGGTTTTACAGGTTGACAACAAtcggtctattgtttagaacaatagataAGAATAATGACGAGCCTAGTACGTTATTACTAATTCTTCTTCTTTGCAGCTCCGGCTTGAAACTATGAAAGTTTTTCGCCTCCTGTTATACAGCAAATTTGCGGTATATTTAGACTTTGGCAAAGATTTATTAATGACACAATGGGAGCGGATTCTCTATAGACGTGTTACGGAGTCACGAAATAACAAATGTGATAACCAGTTATCGACACTGTTGTGGGAAGTGAATTCTATTCTAAGAAAATTGCCGCGAAGCAAAATTAGGCCACCTTTGAGTAGCAATGATACGCGTAAAAATACGGCTTTTGGTTATATTCCAAGAACTATAATACAGGATATGGTGAAGAGGTTGCTACATCaattttttgaagctgtcgcagTCTTTAATTAGCTGTGTAGATGTCAGTAATTAATATCTACGATTTTTAGTTAATCAATCATTATCTCTTTCACCTCTAGAGTATTTCAACAATTATTTATTGCTTTTAAGATACTAATAGAAGGTGTCTTGTGATTATTTTGTGCTGAGAAATTTAGTAGTGCTACAGTTGCAGTTTATTCAAGTTGTATTTTGACAGGTAAAGTTTGTTTGAGTGTCTATACAAAAGTCGTGGCTATGTGTATAATAAGAACACTGATAGGCCACTCACTGCAAAATGTGTTGCAATGAACCACAACATCTATTGTAGGGGTTTATTTGGATCTGTAGAACAAAGGCTTATGAGAAGAACGAAGATAAGAGAAAAGAAAACGAGAAAAATGTGAAATCgttatttttataacaagatCTTGCTGTGCCGATCTCCTACCCACAAGTAAtaaatatgtttctgataatattATTGACCATGAGAGTATCTCGTTATCTTAGAACGGGGTAAAGATGGGAAGACAAGGAATTAGGATCGGGGGTTGTAAGAGTTTTTACCCGGAAGTGAAGCAACTTAaatatgtgatatataaagttaaatctaaatacattttaaaatcaaaacactCAAAAAGTaaatggatatttttaaaaacagcattTCATTTCCAACCCTATCTGTTCATTGCAGGGTCGTTTTTCAATGTATATGCATTTGTATTCATAGACGTTTTTATGTAGAATAGaaataaaattactaaataatATCGTGGGCAGAAAAAGCGGATAAAAAGTCCTGCGATGAAGTGTCAAGAATCGGCTATACAATGGAGTGTTTAAGCAGTATATAAAGTGTTAGCAGAAGTCACTACAGTGTCAATATACAGTGACGACACGTGACAATAAACTGTATTCattaaaaagcaaacaaaaacatgaatgaataaacaaataaataacttcaGTTGATTTACACAAATATAATATTGTGAAGAAAGAGATGAAACTCTTACGCATCTGGGTAAAACTTCTATTCAGCATGAAATATTTCATCACCAAAGCAAAGAAGACCAAATTttggttatttatttatttatttaacttgcACACTTGTTTTGGTCAATGGTGGTGAGTaacctttgatttttttatgtgcAGGTATTATTAGTTCCAGAAGGCAaaattatcgagcgctgaaattATTTAAGAGTTGCTGGTTGTTTACAGGAACCGACGAAACGATTTTGAAAGTTGAGGCGTCCATATTGTGACCAAGAAAGCCGCCGCCATAGTTGGGGatgtcaataatttttttaaaaaatttaatacctCCGGATTGGGTACTGTGTAAGCTTTGCGTGAGTGGGAGGGAGCATAAACACCCCCACGTCAGTTCCGTCTTAGGGTTTCTCCGACGTGACTGCTAATGATATGGTTATAGGTTAAGTTGTACAAAGTTTGGTTAACAATTCGGTTTATCTAGCTGGTATTTTTTACAGCTCAAGGTATTGATTAACCCTTTTTACTTCACTCATATTATGCCAAGTTTTACTACtctatttcttataaaaaagaaaaggtttGTAAAAGCTTTCTAGGTTACCCTAAATTTGATTTTTATCGTTACGTATAATGTAAATACATAAAGACCAGTGCAAAAAACGCGAAGAGCCTGATTTGCGTGTTGTTATGTGGAAAATTCTCTTTAACAAGGAAGTTTTTCTTGCTTATAATTTTCatgatttaattttcatttatttttctttcatgCGTGTTTGTACGTTATGACGTCAATTTGCTTGTCACAGTCAGCATAAGAGATTAACTGGCGCGTATCATTTTAGGTGCCACAAACTTCACATTATTTCATTCCCAGTCCCCTCAATTCAAGTAACTACAATCATGTGTAAAACATGTACCTTATAATCACCCTCCCTCCCCCCGTTCCTCCTCTATCCTACCTATAATTATCCCCGGCCTTCGAAAACAATTCTGGATAGGTACAATCTCAGCTTTGTTGTTGGGGGAAGGGTTTTTTTCTGTATAGCACCACTATATTTTGCACATTGTTGTACTTCTTTGGAAGGCCAAATGCATTTTGATAATTCAAGATAGTGAGATTGAGTTTTGTACAATACATTTGTTCGTTAATATCTCTGTGTTGTGTTACATCCATTGGGAGAGTAAGAATGAGATTTATGTAAAGTTTATGAAGTCTATAACGCTACGTTGGTGCTCTATTCTGACTGCGTGGCAGTATTCCGAAGTACGCCTATTGTCGTCGCAGCATGGACGAAATGTCGAGATTTGTTCGAGTTATTCAAAGAAATGTTTTGCTTCAGCAGAAAGTCTAAATTATTTCCAAATCAGTCTCCACCGGCACATCAAGATGCGTACTcgctttaaagttttattttctccCGCTATGGGTATTAGAGTTTATCGCCAACCTCCTGCCAAGGCTTTTTCAATGTCTTACACAATCCTATTTTTTAGGTTGTATTCCCGCGTAATTGCAGAAACAAAGAAACTGAATAAACAAGACCAGTCAATGTGCTACCATTTTAATTTGAATGACGGCCAGTTAAAAGCATGCTTAGTTGATCCAAATGTTTTGCTTCTCGTTGGCAAGGGAACAACTGATGGTCTGGCACATTGTGAAAGACAATTCGTGAATGAACGATGGAATTGCTCAAATAATAACTTCAGTAACAAGTTATTTAAAAGAAGTATGTATCTTCGTTGGATACCTTTACACCTTAAGCAAGCTAACTCTGGGTGCCTCTAATTCGACAGTAAACGGGTTTTCCTAGTTACCCAAGGTCATTTCAGCTTATATTTGGGGAGAGAGAAAATGATCAAATTGACATGACTGTTTACCAAAATTCTCCATTTACTAAAAGCGTTAGAGTAAATACAATAAGTAGTTATACGTGCGCGATGCTGATGCAATAAGTCACATAAAAAATTACCGTAAAATATTTGtatttaatgaaattattttttttacagttattgaacatttttaacacctttataaaaaaaattaaaaaactcccAGATAAAGTGGGattcaaaacaaaaatcttCACTTCACTTCATGATCAAAGGTGCACGATATTGTTCTACTCAATTAAACCTCGTTCCTAGGACTTTTTTGTTATTCTGAGAAGTAGCAAAAGGCAACATAAAAGACAAAATCAATCGTAGTAGGAAGGTATTAGAGACAATGCAAAGTCTcacaatatcaaaaaataaataaaagtctcGAAACGGAGTAAAATAGCCAGTTTTACTTCAGTCTTCCCTTACCACAAACGATATTTCGTTTTACGACAACCTAATTACTTGACTTTTTAGGGACACCGGAAACCGCGTACGTAAATGCTATCTCCTCCGCAGGTGTTATAAATAAACTCTCAATAGAATGCGATCGAGGCGTGTTAAACAGTTGTGGATGTCGCACGGCGACACCTCATCGTCGCATGTGGAGTAAAAATGACGAAGAAGAACCTGTTTATTGGAGTTACTGCAAAGATCATTTAAAATATGCGATACGTACAACTCGAATATTTCTCGATCCGAGTCGCGAAGAGACATATATCGATGGGAAGAAGCGAAGCTTGAAGAAGCTTGTCTTGATACAAAACAATAAAGCTTCAAGAAAGGTAACAACCTGGTACCTAggacctttttaattttaaatagggAATCAATACGTTTCTACCATATGACAAATTCGTTCTCAAAACTCTTTGTTTTTTAGAAACGATTTGACAAAAAAGTCTTctccaaataataataatataatactaataaatatttaaagtggctagcccagaaagtcacaaaaacctatagtgaGTGggttgtttccactgggggccactgaaactaataaaaaaagttCTAGGGACAAGGTTGGTTAATTGTTATTCCTAACAGatgcttttaaattatttagatAGCACACGAACTAtcaaaaaaacacagaaaatgTTCTTGTTATGGAACGACAGGAAATTGTATTGCAAAAACATGTTACCGTTGGTTACCAAAACTAAAAGTCATAGGTCAAAAGCTCtatgataaatataaaaatgctgtcaaagtaaaaataaaaaatatgaaaaaattggTATCCGCTGAACCGAGgagggttttaaaaaaaactgatttagTCTACACTGAAAGAATAAACTATTGTGACGTCATACAGTCGCTGGGTATTGCTGGTACCCAGGGTCGAGTATGTTTAAATACAAAACCAAAATCGGGCGATGATATGACGTCATGTAAAATACTTTGTTGCGGACGTGGTTATAATCCGGTACGAAGAAAAGCAAAGGTGAGATGTCGCTGCACATTCAAATGGTGTTGTGACGTCAAATGTCATTGGTGTGAAAAAGAAGTGACTGAATATAGGTGCAAATGACACATTTTTTCCCAGGACTCTTTGTCTTTCTGACATTAAAATGACCCTAAACGAGAGACCCTGGTAACAAAGTTGATTTTTACTACACTTTCCCGCGCTTTTGCTTGGGAAGGAATTACAAGATTATAGCTACGAATATATTTATTGTTGTAAATAGTTTTGATGAGTTTATTGGTTCTTTTTACTAGAAATTTTGGTTACTTGCTACTTTGGTTACTTGGTTTCCTTTGAAAACGTatcaattgaaaaaaaaataaaatgtaaaaagggAAGAACACATCCGCAAAATGCAGAGAACTGCAGACTTTTCCGAACAATATTGCATGAGGAGACTCATTTAACGGAAAATAATCGTTTAGTGAAATTTCCCTTTTCCTTTCTACTCATTGCGCCTATCATCTATTTTTCGGCATcatatttgtttatttcttccctttcatattttttctctttttctaaaAACACTACAAGGAAAAAAAGAAGCGCTTACCTGCATAATTTCATTTCCATGATTGGCCATAAAAAATACTACTGGGAACTACTATATTCGCAATTAAACTGTGAAATACCGCAAACATTTATGCCCGCAAAATTTCTCCCTATTTTCTCTACCCCTGTACCGTATTTGATTTTAGCTAAATTTGTTAATATATGCCACAagtataaataattatttaaaaaatatcagtGCGCGGAGAAAGGGTTTATTAAGGAGAGGATACTTTTTTTACGTCCCTGTAGGATAAGCACTCCTATCTTTAATACTCTACGCACACTAAACGTGGTAATTTTCATGAACTTGAGTTTATGCGAAAGTCTCTCGTGAAAGTTTATGCCCTTAATTTCGCATTTTCCCTGAAAATTTGTGATCTAAAATTATAAGCAatgccaaaaatatttttccaaaaagaTATTTATCACGAACCATTAacccaaaatttatccaatcgAAAGAGATAATTTCTGACTGGTAGCCTTATGGTAAAACGTCTGCTtacagtgcgggaggtcttgggttcaaacgcCAGATACTATAAAAGAGTAAATCTATCtcttctgcttagcgctcatcATGAGAATAGGATTTGGTGTTATTTtgcagttgtctagttgagtaATTGCAGTgtttgcacgactttcgtagttcaaatgggagctttaaacgcACTAagaccccttcgcaggacccctGTTAAtaacagtaccaataggaactgaagggGCTATCCTGGgtagaaataaagaaattaaaaaaaaatttaaatttccatTTCCAATGATATTAATTTCACGGCAGACCCTTCTTtacaaagtaagtaagtaacgggaagttttaacgtccttggaGATTTCATTCTAACGGTTAGCTCTTCCTCCACTTTGACTGTAAATATTACATTAACGCCAGAGAATCGTATAGCATcactctaacttgcttgcctgacACATAAGCCCGTTAGCTGTCATTAGATGGCACTAAATGGGCTTACAACCCTGCATTTAAAGTGCACCGGAGTGAGGACTCGAACCTGAACCTGAAGTCAAATgagctaccactacaccatctctggTTAGGATTAATTGAAACCTGGGGCTGCCGAATTTCACGAATTTTAGAGCTCAAAAGAAGGTATATATATAAGGTCGCGCAGAAAATGATGTTATGATTATTAATTTGACGTCAATTAAATAAAGACTAACAATCTGACGTCAATTGGATAAACGATAAAAACGCAGTTATAGTGGGATGATGCGTATAAGATGTTTCCTTATCTTGTGTGTTTATGCGACAGCAATAGTGGAGGATGTCGCGTGTAAAAACGTGACATACGAGTGGAAATTTAGTCCCGGCGTCAAAGATGCTACAAAGGGATATTTATACATCACTTTAAATAATCCGTCATCCCACAATCAAGAATACTCTCAATCATTGGATTGTTTCTCATTAGAAATACTACAACATGATAGAACCCACGTAAAAGTTCCCGCAGGAGAAGAGCGAGTTGTAAGTTATAAATTGGGTATTATAAAAACTTATATGAAGGAAAATCCCGATCAGTTGGAGCATACATGTGTGTATTATAATTGGCTGAAGAAAACGAACCAAAAGAATGCCGAAATGAATACCACCATACGCACCTATCCTGGTTACACTTTCGTACAAGAATGCACTTCATATGATGGAAATGACCTTATAGTAGAAACgtccaaaaacaaattttcatctAAGACAATCACCCTTACGCATGAAGGATCGTTAACACATTATATTGCTAATA belongs to Hydractinia symbiolongicarpus strain clone_291-10 chromosome 1, HSymV2.1, whole genome shotgun sequence and includes:
- the LOC130641988 gene encoding protein Wnt-5b-like isoform X3; the protein is MCYHFNLNDGQLKACLVDPNVLLLVGKGTTDGLAHCERQFVNERWNCSNNNFSNKLFKRRTPETAYVNAISSAGVINKLSIECDRGVLNSCGCRTATPHRRMWSKNDEEEPVYWSYCKDHLKYAIRTTRIFLDPSREETYIDGKKRSLKKLVLIQNNKASRKIAHELSKKHRKCSCYGTTGNCIAKTCYRWLPKLKVIGQKLYDKYKNAVKVKIKNMKKLVSAEPRRVLKKTDLVYTERINYCDVIQSLGIAGTQGRVCLNTKPKSGDDMTSCKILCCGRGYNPVRRKAKVRCRCTFKWCCDVKCHWCEKEVTEYRCK
- the LOC130641988 gene encoding protein Wnt-5b-like isoform X1 translates to MKLLRIWVKLLFSMKYFITKAKKTKFWLFIYLFNLHTCFGQWWLYSRVIAETKKLNKQDQSMCYHFNLNDGQLKACLVDPNVLLLVGKGTTDGLAHCERQFVNERWNCSNNNFSNKLFKRRTPETAYVNAISSAGVINKLSIECDRGVLNSCGCRTATPHRRMWSKNDEEEPVYWSYCKDHLKYAIRTTRIFLDPSREETYIDGKKRSLKKLVLIQNNKASRKIAHELSKKHRKCSCYGTTGNCIAKTCYRWLPKLKVIGQKLYDKYKNAVKVKIKNMKKLVSAEPRRVLKKTDLVYTERINYCDVIQSLGIAGTQGRVCLNTKPKSGDDMTSCKILCCGRGYNPVRRKAKVRCRCTFKWCCDVKCHWCEKEVTEYRCK
- the LOC130641988 gene encoding protein Wnt-5b-like isoform X2, coding for MQNHVSQLLYSRVIAETKKLNKQDQSMCYHFNLNDGQLKACLVDPNVLLLVGKGTTDGLAHCERQFVNERWNCSNNNFSNKLFKRRTPETAYVNAISSAGVINKLSIECDRGVLNSCGCRTATPHRRMWSKNDEEEPVYWSYCKDHLKYAIRTTRIFLDPSREETYIDGKKRSLKKLVLIQNNKASRKIAHELSKKHRKCSCYGTTGNCIAKTCYRWLPKLKVIGQKLYDKYKNAVKVKIKNMKKLVSAEPRRVLKKTDLVYTERINYCDVIQSLGIAGTQGRVCLNTKPKSGDDMTSCKILCCGRGYNPVRRKAKVRCRCTFKWCCDVKCHWCEKEVTEYRCK